TGTCGGTGGAGTCCAGCACCTCCAGGACCCTGCTCTCCAGGGCGGCGTAGTCGGCGTCCTCCAGCAGGTCCTCGGTGCGGGCGTTCTGTTCACGGACCCAGGCCAGCGGTTCCTCGCCGTAGATCTCCTCAAGCCAGATATTCTCGTCGGTCGGTTCAGGCGCTTTTCCGCTCTGGGAAGGGGCGCCGGACGCGGGCTGGTGATCAGCTGCTGTGGTGGTCATGGCCCCTACGAAACAACATCGGCGCTCAGCTGGCAAGTCACATGCGGATACTCTGGATGGCGTGGGCATATCGCAAAGCATCCGGACGGCACTGATAGGAGCCGGACCCCGCGGTACCAGTGTCCTGGAGCGGCTCCTGGCCAATTGGCGGCTCATGCATCCCACCGCTGCCGGATCCGAGGGACCCGCCGGCCTCCATATTGACGTGGTGGATCCCTACCCGGCCGGCGCAGGCCATGTGTGGCAGCCCGGCCAGTCGCGGCTCTACCTCATGAATACGCAATCGTTTTATCCCACGGTCATCCCCGAAGATCCCGAGCTGGCAGCACCGGTGGCAGGCAGCACCTTTGACCAGTGGCGGGCCGCGCAGCAGGACCAGCCCCTTGCCTCCATCACCGAGGAGGAACGGGCTGAACTGTCCGGCCTCGGATCGCAGGATTTCCCCAGCCGCGCCATCTACGGCCGGTACCTGTGCTCCACCCTGGACGACCTCCTGGCCCACCTTCCGGAGGGCGTCACTGTCCAGTTCCACCGCACCGCCGCCACCGGCGTCCGGCCGGCAGGCAACGGAACGTTCGACGTCGACCTCCAGGACGGCGGTCCGCTCACCGTCGGTTCCGTGGTGCTGGCCCTGGGCCACCTCGAGTCCAGGCTCAACGCCGAACAGCGCGAGCTCCGAGCCGGCGCCGGGCAGCTGGGACTCCTTTACCTTCCGCCGGCGGCGCCGGCCGACGTCGACTGGTCCGTCGTTCCGGCCGGGCAGCCTGTGCTGGTCCGCGGCATGGGGCTGAATTTCTTCGACGTGATGGGTCAGCTCACAGAGGGCCGGGGCGGGAAGTTCGTCGCAGCGGGATCCGGCGGCGGGGCATCCGGATCGGCCGCATCCGCCGGCACAACCGAACTGGAATACATTCCCTCCGGCGAGGAGCCGCTGATTATTGCCGCCTCGCGTCGCGGCACGCCGTACCGGGCCAAGGCAAGCCTCGCGGGCTACTACCCCTCGGGTGTGACGCTCCGGTACTGCACCGAGGCCGCCGTCGGGCGGTTCGCGGCGGCCGGAATCACGCCCGGCTTCGACCACGACCTCTGGCCCCTCCTGCAACGCGACGCCCTGTGGGCCTACTACTCGACGCTGGTCAGGACCCGGCCGGACGCGGTCAGCGAACCCGGGGAGTTCCTGGCCCTGCTCCAGGAGACGATGCGGCCGCACGCCCACAGCGTGTCCCGCTGGGAGGCCGACGCCGAGGCCCTGATTGCCAAGCACGTGGCGCCGGCGCAGCGCCTGAACCTTCCCGGCCTCGCCGCCCCCTTGGCCGGCCGGTCCTTCGCGTCCCGGGTGGACGTGGACGCCGCTGTCGTCGGCTATCTGCTCGATGACGCCCGGCGCTCGGCGCTGGGGGAGGACGATCCGGTGAAGATGACCATCGGGGCGCTGCACCACGGCAGGGCGGTGCTGAAATCGGCAGTGGCCGACGGCGGCATCACCGACGAGTCCTGGGTCGCCGGCCTTCGGGGCTGGTTTGAGTCCTTCGTCGAAGGGCTGGCCAGCGGCCCGCCGGCCCTCCGCGCGGAGCAGCTCGCCGCGCTCGCCAAAGCAGGCGTGGTGAGTTTTGTGGGGCCGGACCCGAAATTCTCGCTCGACCGCACTGCCGGCACTTTCACTGCGGCGTCCCCGTGGGTCAGGGACGGCGCCGTTCACGCGCGCACCATGATCGAGGCGCTCGCGCCGGCCAACAGGGTGGCCGTCAACCTGTCGCCGGTGCTGGAGCAGCTCCTGGCAGACGGCCTGGTGCGGTCCCGCCTGATGATGACAGTGGAGGGCGCGCCCGTGGAGACGTCGGGACTGGATGTCAGCCCGCACCCCTACCGGCCGGTGGGCGCCAACGGGTCCGTCGCCGAGGGTCTCTACGTGCTGGGGCTTCAGCTGTCCGCCGCCCAGTGGGGCACGGCCATCGCCGCCGAGGCGCGGCAACAGGGCGGGCCGGTGTACCGCAGCGGCCAGCGAACGCTCCGCGACGCCGACGAGATCGCCCGCCACATCCTCAGCCGCTGACCCCGGCGCCCCAGCCAAGACCGGGACGCTCTCTCACTTCCTGCCGTATCTGCCCGGACGCTCTCTCACTTCCCGCAATCTTTCCGGGGACGCTCTCTCATTCCCGGGGAAATGAAAAATGCCCCGTCCCCGTGCTACGGACTCCGAGGGGAATCCGTAGCCGGGGCGGGGCACCTTCACTGGCAGTCAGGCGTCGGAATTAGCCTTTCAGGCACTTCTGGTACTGGAGCCAGTCCAGGCCGTACCTGATCCAGCCCGCGAAGTCGTACCACTTGGTGGGCGGCACAGGTGCCGTACAGACCGGCGGAACCGGACCGGTGGAAGCAACCTGGACGGCGGCCTTGACCACGGTCCCTGATTCGGCCGCGGTGAGCGCGAGGGTGCCCGCGCCCGAGGCTGCGCCGGCCGGAACCTTCACGTCCACTGCCGCCGCGCCCGCTGACACCGGGACGGTGCCGAGCTGCGTCACCGTGCCGGCCGCATCCGTGAAGGCGGCCGTGAGCGAGGTGTTGACCGGGCTGCCCAGGGACGTGAGGTCCAGCTTGGAGACCGCCAGTGTGATGGAGCCCCCGGCTGTGACCTCCGCCGCCGTGGTGTTCACAACAGCCACGGTGCGGCGGGCAAAGTCCGGCGACACCGGATTGTGGCCCTGCAGGTACTTGATCCAGGCGTCGCGGTCCACGAGGCCGGAATCCTTGGTGCCGGCGCCT
This genomic window from Arthrobacter sp. 24S4-2 contains:
- a CDS encoding FAD/NAD(P)-binding domain-containing protein, whose protein sequence is MGISQSIRTALIGAGPRGTSVLERLLANWRLMHPTAAGSEGPAGLHIDVVDPYPAGAGHVWQPGQSRLYLMNTQSFYPTVIPEDPELAAPVAGSTFDQWRAAQQDQPLASITEEERAELSGLGSQDFPSRAIYGRYLCSTLDDLLAHLPEGVTVQFHRTAATGVRPAGNGTFDVDLQDGGPLTVGSVVLALGHLESRLNAEQRELRAGAGQLGLLYLPPAAPADVDWSVVPAGQPVLVRGMGLNFFDVMGQLTEGRGGKFVAAGSGGGASGSAASAGTTELEYIPSGEEPLIIAASRRGTPYRAKASLAGYYPSGVTLRYCTEAAVGRFAAAGITPGFDHDLWPLLQRDALWAYYSTLVRTRPDAVSEPGEFLALLQETMRPHAHSVSRWEADAEALIAKHVAPAQRLNLPGLAAPLAGRSFASRVDVDAAVVGYLLDDARRSALGEDDPVKMTIGALHHGRAVLKSAVADGGITDESWVAGLRGWFESFVEGLASGPPALRAEQLAALAKAGVVSFVGPDPKFSLDRTAGTFTAASPWVRDGAVHARTMIEALAPANRVAVNLSPVLEQLLADGLVRSRLMMTVEGAPVETSGLDVSPHPYRPVGANGSVAEGLYVLGLQLSAAQWGTAIAAEARQQGGPVYRSGQRTLRDADEIARHILSR